The following coding sequences are from one Cydia splendana chromosome 15, ilCydSple1.2, whole genome shotgun sequence window:
- the LOC134797642 gene encoding transcription factor hamlet-like has translation MSACAAAAMREKHAAPRRLASPPTSPHDHVSSPLGSPRADEPLDLRVTHKRPQRLEDENCNLITPSPPPHPTHPAHPAHPALLQFCRRLPLALPAPFGRYPFLPAAAATLLAPGAPRAPPVPPSPGAPRARDRYTCSYCGKAFPRSANLTRHLRTHTGEQPYRCKYCERSFSISSNLQRHVRNIHNKERPFRCRHCDRCFGQQTNLDRHLKKHEAENGDDNRRRSPDETYFEEIRSFMGRVAPARRVAAAANAADHT, from the coding sequence ATGAGCGCGTGCGCAGCGGCCGCCATGCGCGAAAAGCACGCGGCGCCGCGCCGCCTCGCCTCCCCGCCCACTTCGCCGCACGATCATGTCTCCAGCCCTCTCGGCTCGCCGCGCGCCGACGAGCCACTCGACCTCAGGGTCACCCATAAGCGCCCGCAGCGTCTCGAAGATGAGAACTGCAATCTCATCACGCcctcgccgccgccgcacccTACGCACCCAGCTCACCCGGCCCATCCGGCCCTGCTCCAGTTCTGCCGACGGTTGCCTCTGGCGCTGCCGGCACCTTTCGGCCGCTACCCATTCTTGCCGGCTGCAGCGGCGACCCTGCTCGCCCCGGGCGCTCCTCGTGCACCGCCAGTACCCCCCAGCCCCGGTGCGCCAAGAGCACGGGATCGCTACACGTGCTCGTACTGCGGAAAAGCATTTCCGCGCAGCGCTAATCTAACTCGGCACCTAAGAACGCATACCGGGGAACAGCCGTACCGCTGCAAATACTGTGAACGCTCGTTCTCAATATCGTCCAACCTACAGCGGCATGTAAGAAATATCCATAATAAGGAACGACCATTTAGATGTCGTCACTGCGACCGCTGCTTTGGACAGCAAACGAATCTCGACAGGCATCTTAAAAAGCACGAAGCGGAAAATGGCGACGATAACCGTCGGAGATCACCTGACGAGACGTACTTTGAGGAGATCAGGTCATTTATGGGACGAGTGGCCCCGGCGCGTCGCGTCGCCGCCGCTGCCAACGCCGCCGACCACACCTGA